From Etheostoma cragini isolate CJK2018 chromosome 10, CSU_Ecrag_1.0, whole genome shotgun sequence, the proteins below share one genomic window:
- the ccdc85b gene encoding coiled-coil domain-containing protein 85B, whose translation MGSEGELINRDRELSKMSDEDLLACSKEELVSRLRKEESEKISALIQRGRLIKEVNKQLQGHLLEIRELKVINQRLQEENGELRDLCCFLDDDRLKVKKLAREWQLFGHHAAKVMREDLGGYLKKLADLERMQDGLLKENLDLKELCLVLEEECVSRSDSSPGGSTELSMPCMVARDLGDGSSSTGSVGSPDQLHLVCSPDD comes from the coding sequence ATGGGCAGCGAAGGTGAGCTAATAAATAGAGATAGAGAGCTGTCAAAGATGTCTGACGAGGATTTGCTGGCGTGCTCCAAAGAGGAGCTGGTGAGCCGGCTGCGTAAAGAGGAGTCGGAGAAAATCTCAGCTCTCATCCAGCGAGGACGGCTGATAAAAGAGGTAAATAAACAGCTGCAGGGACACCTCCTTGAAATCAGGGAACTGAAAGTCATTAACCAGCGCCTGCAGGAGGAAAACGGGGAGTTGCGGGACCTATGCTGCTTCCTGGACGACGATCGGCTCAAAGTGAAGAAGCTGGCCAGGGAATGGCAGCTGTTTGGGCATCATGCAGCTAAAGTGATGCGGGAGGACCTGGGCGGTTATTTGAAAAAGCTCGCCGACCTGGAGCGCATGCAGGACGGGCTGTTGAAGGAGAATTTAGACCTGAAGGAGCTGTGCCTGGTCTTGGAGGAGGAGTGTGTCAGCAGGAGTGACTCCAGCCCCGGTGGGTCCACTGAGCTCAGCATGCCCTGCATGGTGGCCCGGGACCTGGGTGATGGAAGCTCCAGCACAGGCAGCGTGGGAAGCCCAGACCAGCTCCACCTGGTTTGCTCACCTGATGACTGA